A genomic window from Pecten maximus chromosome 2, xPecMax1.1, whole genome shotgun sequence includes:
- the LOC117341823 gene encoding uncharacterized protein LOC117341823 — protein sequence MSLSKQLKPSIYRPELVKVSDWRDDMREWPEVLYGDIYNYLVKNRAVDESEMQNFKSFDSFNYFKSGSVGKSLHAIVDDDLVLLKAEVRPSQKANEKWHSPWVLCGRNGFVYTGECSCVAGLSKTCSHVGALLWKVEHAVRMNLTGKSCTDEQVKWNMGTTRNIEPGLINNMDFQKPKRRVEEKEFECDDSE from the coding sequence ATGTCACTGTCTAAACAGCTGAAACCATCCATTTATCGCCCTGAGCTTGTAAAAGTAAGCGATTGGAGAGATGACATGAGAGAGTGGCCGGAAGTGTTGTATGGTGACATTTACAATTACTTAGTGAAAAATCGGGCAGTTGATGAAAGTGAAATGCAGAACTTTAAATCGTTTGACAGTTTCAACTACTTTAAGAGTGGTTCTGTTGGGAAAAGTTTGCATGCTATAGTTGACGATGACTTAGTTTTGTTAAAAGCAGAGGTTCGTCCATCACAGAAGGCCAATGAAAAGTGGCATTCGCCGTGGGTGTTGTGTGGGCGTAACGGCTTTGTTTATACTGGCGAGTGTTCGTGTGTTGCGGGTTTGAGTAAAACATGTAGTCATGTCGGGGCGTTGTTGTGGAAGGTAGAGCATGCTGTTAGAATGAATTTGACGGGAAAGAGTTGCACAGATGAGCAAGTAAAATGGAACATGGGAACGACCAGAAACATCGAACCAGGTTTAATTAACAACATGGACTTCCAAAAGCCAAAACGGCGTGTAGAAGAAAAGGAATTTGAATGTGATGATAGTGAGTAG